The following coding sequences are from one Carassius gibelio isolate Cgi1373 ecotype wild population from Czech Republic chromosome B7, carGib1.2-hapl.c, whole genome shotgun sequence window:
- the LOC127961894 gene encoding ribonuclease P protein subunit p29-like, producing MGHKAVPLSELWKQYIVNLCNGLKPGSDPQMIQQKLLKADFHSAVLTVVRSKCPLYVKLKHIFKIITEEDKLKVIPKRNGVFSVGIGDFVTHIYGSKFELCSSERSAEKFKVKGTIDL from the exons ATGGGGCACAAGGCAGTG CCTCTGTCTGAGCTGTGGAAACAGTACATTGTGAATCTGTGTAATGGATTGAAACCAGGAAG CGACCCACAGATGATCCAGCAGAAGCTCTTGAAAGCAGATTTCCACAGTGCTGTCTTAACAG TTGTCAGATCAAAATGCCCTTTGTATGTTAAACTGAAGCACATCTTCAAAATCATTACAGAAGAGGACAAACTGAAAg TTATCCCAAAGAGGAATGGTGTGTTCAGTGTGGGGATTGGTGATTTTGTGACACACATCTATGGCAGCAAGTTTGAACTGTGCTCCAGTGAGCGGTCAGCAGAGAAATTCAAAGTAAAAGGAACTATTGACTTGTAA
- the plekhf1 gene encoding pleckstrin homology domain-containing family F member 1, translating to MVEQQIFTVQNRERIQAVESTFGRPGKMLLKPGRILVGEGYLSKLCRRGPKPKAFFLFNDILVYGRIMVPGRWNSRQKIIPLEDVQQEDLEDGVAMPNQWLIRTPRKSFYVSAASPDEKNAWMGRIEQYRSLLMQAKGLPADKAVENFAATWIPDMASAICMRCSKRFNVANRRHHCRRCGYIVCRACSKSRALIPNISSRPVRICRVCVSSVHEGKEQGKQRAQGKHWKKNSVEDTTTLHEYETSSDDESCEEGYQVSTKWFKSPEDEDYSPYCYIKPEHMNPPVSGL from the coding sequence ATGGTAGAACAACAGATCTTTACTGTTCAGAACCGTGAGCGGATCCAGGCAGTGGAGAGCACCTTCGGCCGACCCGGAAAGATGCTTCTCAAACCGGGCCGTATTCTGGTGGGAGAGGGCTACTTGTCAAAGCTGTGCAGACGTGGACCCAAACCCAAAGCGTTCTTCCTCTTCAATGACATTTTGGTCTACGGTAGAATCATGGTGCCCGGTCGCTGGAACAGTAGGCAGAAGATCATTCCTTTGGAGGATGTGCAGCAGGAAGATCTGGAAGATGGAGTGGCTATGCCCAACCAATGGCTCATCCGCACGCCACGAAAGTCTTTCTACGTGTCGGCGGCCTCGCCTGACGAAAAGAATGCGTGGATGGGACGCATTGAGCAGTACAGGTCCCTCCTAATGCAAGCTAAGGGCCTCCCTGCTGACAAAGCTGTAGAGAACTTCGCTGCCACCTGGATCCCTGACATGGCATCAGCCATCTGTATGCGCTGCTCAAAGCGATTTAACGTTGCCAATCGGAGGCACCACTGCCGGAGATGCGGTTATATAGTGTGTAGAGCTTGCTCAAAGAGCCGGGCCTTGATACCAAACATCTCCTCCAGACCGGTGAGAATTTGCCGGGTCTGTGTGAGCAGCGTTCATGAGGGAAAAGAGCAAGGAAAGCAGAGAGCCCAGGGTAAGCACTGGAAGAAAAACTCCGTAGAGGACACGACAACGCTACATGAGTATGAGACGTCGAGTGATGACGAGTCCTGTGAGGAGGGCTACCAGGTGTCCACCAAGTGGTTCAAGAGCCCAGAGGATGAGGATTACTCCCCATACTGCTACATAAAGCCCGAGCACATGAATCCTCCCGTCAGTGGACTCTGA
- the LOC127962117 gene encoding uncharacterized protein LOC127962117, giving the protein MASAVYVEELCDYEETESPSPSPSPGSVDPNTLIICQTQHYNPPRPQNFRNPRPESDFQVTSSFSQKDNNKVLHKEKTYHNNPPRPQNFRKSPRPESDFKVTSSFSQKDNNKVLHKEKTYHNNPPRPQAAFSPPLPRIDDVIKFCCKISENTQIEVALKKSRSGAAVAGGGAFLGGLLGGPPGIFIGGTLGSALGWWMTKDQFRPLHQIIMEMSLEQKEKLYSEIINNLGWDNVSELILSVISNPSLKKKVLDILESFAKEQLRAKVKCGKK; this is encoded by the exons ATGGCCAGTGCCGTGTACGTGGAGGAACTGTGTGACTATGAGGAGACCGAGAGCCCAAGCCCAAGCCCAAGCCCAGGTTCAGTAGACCCCAATACATTAATTATATGTCAAACTCAGCACTACAACCCCCCCAGACCCCAGAACTTCCGCAACCCAAGACCAGAATCTGACTTTCAAGTGACCTCTTCGTTCAGCCAAAAAGACAACAATAAGGTTCTGCATAAGGAGAAAACGTACCACAACAACCCCCCCAGACCCCAGAACTTCCGCAAGAGCCCAAGACCAGAATCTGACTTTAAAGTGACCTCTTCATTCAGCCAAAAAGACAACAATAAGGTTCTGCATAAGGAGAAAACTTACCACAACAACCCTCCCAGACCCCAGGCCGCTTTTTCTCCTCCGCTCCCCCGAATAGATGATGTAATCAAGTTCTGCTGTAAGATATCAGAGAATACCCAGATTGAAGTGGCTTTAAAAAAATCTAGAAGTGGAGCTGCTGTTGCTGGGGGAGGGGCTTTTTTAGGAGGGCTACTTGGAGGTCCACCCGGTATATTTATTG GTGGTACTTTGGGAAGTGCTCTGGGATGGTGGATGACTAAAGACCAATTCCGTCCTCTTCATCAGATCATAATGGAGATGTCTCTTGAACAGAAAGAGAAACTGTACTCTGAGATCATTAACAATCTGGGATGGGATAACGTGTCTGAACTTATTTTGTCAGTGATAAGTAATCCCTCTCTAAAGAAGAAAGTACTTGATATTTTAGAGTCTTTTGCCAAAGAGCAGCTCAGAGCCAAAGTGAAGTGTGGAAAAAAATAG
- the LOC127961937 gene encoding protein C19orf12 homolog, whose product MNFPSVRCVVCHVHINIVTVVTQIKGRGPTRQSALHQMNRLRTCANVACLSNPSLISPRVTGTGVCKLLFKEVKVSLDIIMSSRVDDVMQLCCEVSASRKMKAAVKSSGKGAAAAGGGAFVGGMVGGPAGIAVGGTLGGLLGTWMTSGQFKPLPEIIKELPPKYKEKLYSDVMGALGTLNWTDVAGLIALVMGSVTLQEQVLAAILTYATKELKAEVQYGN is encoded by the exons ATGAATTTTCCGAGTGTGAGATGTGTTGTGTGTCATGTACATATTAATATTGTCACGGTGGTAACACAAATTAAAGGGAGGGGACCCACAAGGCAATCAGCTCTACATCAGATGAACAGACTGCGGACGTGTGCAAATGTAGCCTGCTTGAGCAATCCCTCACTGATTTCACCCAGAGTGACTGGAACAGGCGTCTGCAAGCTCCTCTTTAAAGAAGTAAAG GTTTCTCTTGACATCATAATGAGCAGTCGAGTGGATGATGTTATGCAGCTTTGCTGTGAGGTCTCGGCCAGCAGGAAGATGAAAGCGGCCGTGAAGAGCTCTGGAAAGGGAGCTGCAGCGGCTGGTGGAGGTGCTTTTGTAGGGGGAATGGTCGGAGGCCCAGCCGGAATAGCTGTTG GTGGTACTTTGGGAGGTCTCTTAGGAACATGGATGACCAGTGGCCAATTCAAACCTCTTCCTGAGATCATCAAGGAGTTGCCTCCAAAATATAAGGAGAAACTGTACTCTGATGTCATGGGTGCATTGGGCACACTTAACTGGACAGACGTGGCTGGCCTTATTGCTCTGGTTATGGGCAGTGTCACTCTGCAAGAGCAGGTGCTTGCTGCTATTCTCACTTATGCCACAAAAGAGCTCAAGGCTGAGGTGCAGTATGGAAACTGA
- the LOC127961938 gene encoding tumor protein p53-inducible nuclear protein 2 produces the protein MISRILAQLVGREEKDSDVAEETDNCADLLEFDDGEWVIIKMHENQSLGSADTNSLENLLIEHPSMSVYQMRHDQEEPEETEDMARPVPIRRHVSWRLAAWGSPLPCSTILLSVQRARVYNGHRKLTRGALNRQNLARTRYSPSERHYGFFKQPTQRLYNY, from the exons ATGATCAGTAGAATCCTTGCACAGCTGGtgggaagagaagagaaagacagCGATGTTGCAGAAGAGACTGATAACTGTGCGGACCTCCTCGAGTTTGATGATGGAGAGTGGGTTATTATAAAGATGCACG AGAATCAGTCCCTCGGCTCCGCTGACACAAACAGTCTTGAGAACCTGTTGATCGAGCACCCCAGCATGTCTGTATACCAAATGAGGCATGACCAGGAAGAGCCTGAAGAAACGGAGGACATGGCTAG GCCTGTGCCCATCAGACGTCACGTTTCTTGGCGGTTAGCTGCATGGGGCAGCCCCTTGCCCTGCAGCACCATTCTGCTCTCAGTGCAGCGTGCCAGAGTCTATAATGGGCACAGAAAGCTGACCCGTGGTGCCCTCAACAGGCAGAACCTCGCAAGAACACGCTATTCACCTTCAGAGCGCCACTATGGCTTCTTCAAACAGCCCACTCAGCGTCTGTACAACTATTGA